A stretch of Oncorhynchus mykiss isolate Arlee chromosome 14, USDA_OmykA_1.1, whole genome shotgun sequence DNA encodes these proteins:
- the si:dkey-6i22.5 gene encoding polyamine-modulated factor 1, which produces MEETGETAQEEIRHKGAKSSGDNVEDQSNNATGDVSSLSSGHGNDSRRSDGAEPRRNRLLLFNKVMEKSLQKFISDASFHRFAQSFHPFYKKNPQVTENIHKQFIEDLQRTIQDDINKLIEEGELQCKLDELNKLEEAAKNSQDPAWRPSGVPEQDLCSFVTPYYLKQKAYLGRELKKILQENAVLAQRVQAGREGIAQTEQRIATAVDEWKAPAQTAFAEFQALSSSLCPPATFDV; this is translated from the exons aTGGAAGAAACTGGTGAAACAGCTCAGGAGGAAATTCGTCACAAAGGTGCTAAAAGTTCAGGAGATAATGTGGAGGATCAGTCTAATAATGCAACAGGAGATGTTTCGTCTCTGTCGTCGGGTCATGGAAATGATTCTCGCCGGTCAGACGGAGCCGAGCCCCGGAGGAACAGGCTATTGCTGTTCAACAAAGTAATGGAGAAGAGCCTACAGAAGTTTATATCCGATGCAAG TTTTCACAGATTTGCCCAATCGTTCCATCCGTTCTACAAGAAGAACCCACAGGTGACAGAGAACATCCACAAGCAGTTCATAGAAGATCTACAGAGGACTATACAG GATGACATCAATAAACTGATCGAAGAGGGGGAGCTACAGTGCAAACTGGATGAGCTGAACAAACTGGAAGAAGCTGCTAAGAACAGCCAAGACCCTGCATG GCGTCCCAGTGGAGTGCCTGAGCAGGACCTGTGTAGTTTTGTGACACCATACTACCTGAAGCAGAAGGCTTACCTGGGGAGGGAGCTGAAGAAGATTCTGCAGGAGAATGCTGTGCTGGCTCAGAGggtgcaggcaggcagggagggcaTCGCTCAGACCGAACAACGCATCGCAACAGCTGTGGACGAGTGGAAG GCACCTGCACAGACAGCTTTTGCCGAGTTCCAAgcgctctcttcctccctctgccctcctgcGACCTTTGATGTTTAA
- the med19a gene encoding mediator of RNA polymerase II transcription subunit 19-A isoform X2 gives MTEMFSNLYGQNEAQGPPGSSSLGFGPGKPPPPLPPNQVTMAAQMPPQHGDEGPALRKPGAMNEPFYLLRELPVGNELTGNTNLITHYNLEHAYNKFCGKKVKEKLSNFLPELPGMIDCPGTQDGSSLRSLIEKPPVCGNSFSPLTGASLTGFRLHTGPLPEQYRLMHIQPPKKKSKNKHKHHRPQDPIPQETPSDSDPKKKKKKRDDDPDRKKKKKDKKKKKNRHSPDHPGLAGSQPNSNSLR, from the exons ATGACGGAAATGTTTTCAAATCTGTATGGGCAAAATGAAGCTCAGGGACCACCCGGATCATCGTCTTTGGGATTCGGACCGGGAAAACCACCACCGCCTCTGCCGCCAAATCAAGTCACAATGGCGGCTCAGATGCCACCTCAGCACGGGGATGAGGGGCCTGCTCTACGGAAGCCGGGAGCAATGAACGAACCTTTTTATTTACTGCGAGAGCTACCAG TGGGCAATGAGCTGACGGGCAACACCAACCTAATCACCCATTACAACCTGGAACACGCCTACAACAAGTTCTGTGGCAAGAAGGTTAAGGAGAAGCTCAGCAACTTCCTGCCAGAGTTACCAG GTATGATAGACTGTCCTGGCACCCAGGATGGCAGTTCATTGCGTTCTCTGATAGAGAAGCCTCCAGTGTGTGGCAACTCCTTCAGCCCTCTGACCGGAGCCAGCCTCACCGGCTTCAGACTACACACCGgacct CTACCAGAGCAGTACAGACTGATGCACATACAGCCCCCAAAGAAGAAGAGCAAAAACAAGCACAAACACCACCGACCACAAGATCCCATAccgcaag AAACCCCGTCAGACTCTGAccccaagaagaagaagaaaaagagggaTGACGACCCCGATCGCAAGAAGAAAAAGAAGGACAAGAAAAAGAAGAAG AACCGCCACAGTCCGGACCACCCTGGCTTGGCTGGCTCTCAGCCCAACAGCAACAGCCTCCGATAG
- the med19a gene encoding mediator of RNA polymerase II transcription subunit 19-A isoform X1 encodes MTEMFSNLYGQNEAQGPPGSSSLGFGPGKPPPPLPPNQVTMAAQMPPQHGDEGPALRKPGAMNEPFYLLRELPVGNELTGNTNLITHYNLEHAYNKFCGKKVKEKLSNFLPELPGMIDCPGTQDGSSLRSLIEKPPVCGNSFSPLTGASLTGFRLHTGPLPEQYRLMHIQPPKKKSKNKHKHHRPQDPIPQGNTHTHRGTDTIPHPLKPFLVFLQKPRQTLTPRRRRKRGMTTPIARRKRRTRKRRRTATVRTTLAWLALSPTATASDRPDRHGVCVRSSV; translated from the exons ATGACGGAAATGTTTTCAAATCTGTATGGGCAAAATGAAGCTCAGGGACCACCCGGATCATCGTCTTTGGGATTCGGACCGGGAAAACCACCACCGCCTCTGCCGCCAAATCAAGTCACAATGGCGGCTCAGATGCCACCTCAGCACGGGGATGAGGGGCCTGCTCTACGGAAGCCGGGAGCAATGAACGAACCTTTTTATTTACTGCGAGAGCTACCAG TGGGCAATGAGCTGACGGGCAACACCAACCTAATCACCCATTACAACCTGGAACACGCCTACAACAAGTTCTGTGGCAAGAAGGTTAAGGAGAAGCTCAGCAACTTCCTGCCAGAGTTACCAG GTATGATAGACTGTCCTGGCACCCAGGATGGCAGTTCATTGCGTTCTCTGATAGAGAAGCCTCCAGTGTGTGGCAACTCCTTCAGCCCTCTGACCGGAGCCAGCCTCACCGGCTTCAGACTACACACCGgacct CTACCAGAGCAGTACAGACTGATGCACATACAGCCCCCAAAGAAGAAGAGCAAAAACAAGCACAAACACCACCGACCACAAGATCCCATAccgcaaggtaacacacacacacacagaggtactgACACCATCCCACATCCTTTGAAACCCTTCCTTGTGTTTTTACAGAAACCCCGTCAGACTCTGAccccaagaagaagaagaaaaagagggaTGACGACCCCGATCGCAAGAAGAAAAAGAAGGACAAGAAAAAGAAGAAG AACCGCCACAGTCCGGACCACCCTGGCTTGGCTGGCTCTCAGCCCAACAGCAACAGCCTCCGATAGACCAGACagacacggtgtgtgtgtgaggagcagCGTGTGA
- the tmx2a gene encoding LOW QUALITY PROTEIN: thioredoxin-related transmembrane protein 2-A (The sequence of the model RefSeq protein was modified relative to this genomic sequence to represent the inferred CDS: inserted 1 base in 1 codon; substituted 1 base at 1 genomic stop codon), with product MGLITVTIEQHAGNLFMFSKVANVILFFRLDIRLGFLYFLLCIAFFMTCKPPLYMGPEYIKYFSEKTIDCQSFAPVFAGLFLKYNCTGLRFGKIDADQYGEVAXRYKVSTSSLAKQLPSLVLFQSGWEVMSRPMVDNKFRAVXWTFSEENIICDFNLNELFEASKKIKKGRGVKGEEVHCTVHCSSHNRCQLSLVVLPDEQDSS from the exons ATGGGGTTGATCACCG TCACCATAGAGCAGCATGCAGGGAACCTGTTTATGTTCAGTAAGGTGGCCAACGTTATCCTCTTCTTCAGGCTGGACATCAGACTGGGCTTCCTCTACTTCTTACTGTGCATTG CGTTCTTCATGACCTGCAAACCACCACTCTACATGGGCCCAGAGTACATCAAGTACTTCAGTGAAAAGACCATAGAT TGTCAGTCCTTCGCCCCCGTCTTTGCTGGCCTCTTCCTCAA GTATAACTGTACTGGACTGCGGTTTGGGAAGATAGATGCTGACCAGTACGGAGAGGTGGCTTAGAG GTACAAGGTTAGCACCTCCTCTCTGGCCAAGCAGCTCCCTTCATTGGTGCTTTTCCAGTCAGGGTGGGAGGTCATGAGTCGTCCAATGGTGGACAATAAGTTTCGAGCTG TCTGGACTTTCAGCGAG GAAAACATCATATGTGACTTCAACCTGAACGAGCTCTTCGAGGCATCTAAGAAGATAAAGAAGGGTCGTGGTGTGAAAGGAGAGGAAGTTCACTGCACAGTTCACTGCTCGTCACACAATCGCTGTCAGTTATCACTGGTTGTATTACCAGACGAACAGGATTCAAGTTAA